The genomic stretch ACCGTAGGAATTCAGCGCAAAGCGAACTCGGCGAAGGATCCACGGCCGCCCGCCGTCCCGTCAAGCCGGGGCGGCTGCCGTGCGGAGGGCGACCAAGGGTGCCAAGAGACCGGGTCCCGGGTCAAAACGGACAGTCCGACCGGGGTGCGGGCGGCACGGCACCCCGCCCGCACGGCGGCTCCCGCGGCGTCCGCACAGCGGCCTCCGCGCCGGCTCTCCCACCGGCTCTCACACCGGCAGGACGACGCGCATCTCCAGGCCGCCGCCCTCGCGGGGCGTCGCCGTGATGGTGCCGTCGTGGGCGCGCACCACGGACCGCACGATGGACAGGCCCAAGCCGACGCCCTTGTCGCTGCCGGTGCGCTCCGTGCGCAGACGGCGGAAGGGCTCGAAGAGGTTCTCCACCTCGTACGCCGGGACCGCCGGACCGGTGTTGGAGACGACCAGCACCGCACAGCCCTGCTGCGGCTCCGTGGTCACCTCCACCCACCCGTCGTCCTTGATGTTGTAGCGCACCGCGTTCTGTACGAGATTGAGCGCGATGCGTTCCAGCAGGACGCCGTTGCCCTGGACGAACGCCTGCTGGCGTACGCCGCGGATCTCCACGCCCTTGGCCTGGGCCTCGGCGCGGGCCTGGTCGAGGGCCTGGGAGGCGACCTCGGCCAGGTCGACCGGCTTCTTGTCCACGATCTTGTTCTCGCTGCGGGCGAGCAGCAGCAGGCCCTCGACCAGCTGCTCGCTGCGCTCGTTGGTGGCCAGCAGCGTCTTGCCCAGCTGCGCCAGCTCCGGCGAGGCGTCCGGATCGGCGAGCTGGACCTCCAGCAGGGTGCGGTTGATCGCCAGCGGGGTGCGCAGCTCGTGCGAGGCGTTGGCGACGAAGCGGCGCTGGGACTCGAACGCCCGGTCCAGGCGGTCGAGCATCTCGTCGAAGGTGTCGGCCAGCTCCTTGAGCTCGTCGTCCGGGCCGCCCAGCTCGATACGGCGGTGCAGGTCCGAGCCCGCCACGCGCTGCGCGGTACGGGTGATCCGGCCCAGCGGCGACAGGACGCGGCCGGCCATCGCGTACCCGAAGGCGAACGCGACGACGGTCAGGCCCAGCAGCGCCAGCAGGGAACGGTTGAGCAGGGTGTTCAGGGCCTGTGCGCGCTGGTGCTGGAGGCAGCTCTGGATCGCCTGGGTGAAGATCTCACCCGAGCTCTCGTTGGGCAGGTTGCAGACGTTGCTGGTCGCCGCGAAGTTGCCGCGCAGGATCTTGACGGGCAGCTCGCTGCCTTCCTGGAGCGCGTTGGCGGCCAGCATGTAGATGATCGTGAGCAGCACGATGCCGGCCATCAGGAACATGCCGCCGTACAGCAGGGTGAGCCGTATCCGGATGGTCGGGCGCAGCCAGGGGAAGGGCCGGACGTTGACCGGTTTGGGGTCCCAGGTGGGCATGGGCGGGGTGGTGGGCGGCGGGGTGGGCGCCTTGGACGAGGTGGGCATCGCCGATCAGATCCGGTACCCCGAGCCCGGCACCGTGACGATGACCGCCGGCTCGCCCAGCTTGCGGCGCAGGGTCATGACCGTGACCCGTACGACGTTCGTGAACGGATCGGTGTTCTCGTCCCAGGCCTTCTCCAGCAGCTGCTCCGCCGAGACGACCGTGCCCTCGCTGCGCATCAGCACCTCCAGCACCGCGAACTCCTTCGGCGCGAGCTGGACCTCCTTGCCGTCGCGGAAGACCTCGCGGCGGTTCGGGTCCAGCTTGATGCCGGCCCGCTCCAGGACGGGCGGCAGGGCGACCGTCGTACGGCGGCCCAGGGCCCGTACCCGGGCGGTCAGCTCGGTGAAGGCGAACGGCTTGGGGAGGTAGTCGTCCGCGCCGATCTCCAGGCCCTCGACGCGGTCGCTGACGTCGCCGGAGGCGGTGAGCATCAGCACCCGGGTGGGCAGGCCCAGCTCGACGATCCGGCGGCAGACGTCGTCGCCGTGCACCAGCGGAAGGTCCCGGTCCAGCACGACCACGTCGTAGTCGTTGATCTCGATGCGTTCCTGGGCGGCCGCGCCGTCGTACACCACGTCGACGGCCATGGCCTCCCGGCGCAGCCCGGTGGCCACCGCATCGGCGAGCAGCTGCTCGTCCTCGACGACGAGAACACGCACGTCGCTAGTCCTTCCTCACAGCCCTGGGCGTACCGGGGCACGGCAAAATCGGAGCCCCTCCATCCTGCCCCGAACAGCTGTAAACCGGCAGTAAGAGGGGTGGCCGGTGGCGTACGGGACCATCGGCCCGGGACCCGGGGTCCCTACGGCGCGCCACCGGAGCGATGTCTTCCGGCCCCTCCCGCAATTCCCGGGCCGCTTGAGGTTTCCGTGAGGTTGCCGTTGGGGAGGACGACTGCACACCCGCGATCACGCCCTGTTCGGCGCCATCTCGTGCTCCGATCCATCCGCAGGGACCACGCCGTGATCGTCCCACCCGTCGGCACACCCCCGTGCCACCGACCCACGACGAGGGGGCGCACCATGGACGCGTTCACCGCAGGCATTCTGCAGCGCATACGGAACACCGAAGCCGACCTGGACCGGGCCCGCGAGGCGGGCGACGACTTCCTCGTCGAGGTGGAGCAGGCCGAGCTGGAGGATCTGCAGCGCCTTGCCAGCGAGCACGGCGTACAGGTCACCGCAGCCACCGCCTGAGCACCTCCCGGCCCGCAGAGGGCAGCGCCCCGGCCCCGCGAAGGGACCGGGGCGCTGTCGTGTGCGGGCACGGCAGGGCGGGCGCTCAGTCGTGCCAGGCGCCCAGCTCCTCCAGCAGCGGCTGGAGGGTCGCGAACACCTCCGGGGAGGCGGCCACGGCCAGGTCGTTCGAGACCGGCTCGCCGGGGCGGCCGCCGGTCAGCGCGCCGGCCTCGCGGGCGATCAGGTCGCCGGCCGCCATGTCCCACGGGTTCAGCCCGCGCTCGTAATAGCCGTCGAGGCGGCCGCAGGCCACGTCGCACAGGTCGATCGCGGCCGAGCCGCCCCGCCGGATGTCGCGGACCCGCGGCAGCAGGGTGCGCAGCACCTCGGCCTGGGCGGCGCGGCGCTCGCCGATGTAGGCGAAGCCCGTACCGATCAGGGCCTGGGAGAGCGGCGGGGCGGGGCGGCAGTGGACCGGCTCGCCGTTGAGGTGCGCGCCGCCGCCCAGGACCGCGTGGTACGTCTCGCCGCGCATCGGCGCCGCCACCACGCCCACGACGGTCTCGCCGTCCTTCTCGGCGGCGATGGACACCGCCCAGGACGGCAGCCCGTACAGGTAGTTGACCGTGCCGTCGACGGGGTCGATGACCCAGCGCACCCCGCTGCTGCCCGTGACACTGGCGCCCTCCTCCCCCAGGAAGCCGTCGGCGGGGCGCCGCTCGGCGAGGAAGCCGGTGATCAGCTTCTCGCTGGCGAGGTCCATCTCGGTGACGACGTCGATGGGGCTGGTCTTCGTGGCGGCCACGCCCAGGTCGGCGGGGCGGCCGTCGCGCAGCAGCTCGCCCGCGCGGCGGGCGGCCTCCAGGGCCAGGTCGAGAAGTTCGGCGTGCAGCGGGTCGGTCACGGTGCTCCTTGGCTCTACGGGCGGCCGCTCGGGACGGCCGTGCGGGGCGGCACGGGGCCGCCGTCGGTGGCTCTGTACGGGGCGCCTACCCCTGGGCCTCCGGCACCGGCCCCGTCCAGTCCGCGCCCGCGGCGGCCGGGCGCGGCATGCGGGCCGGGCAGCAGCCGACCGGGCACAGGTCGTGGCTGGGGCCCAGCTCGCCGAGGGCGCAGCGCGCCGGGGCGCCGCCCTGCTCGGCGGCGGCGCGCTCCAGCACCAGGTCGCGGACGGCCGCGGCGAAGCGCGGGTCGGCGCCGACGGTGGCGGAGCGGGCGACCGGCAGGCCCAGTTCGGCGGCCTTGGCGGTGGCTTCGGTGTCCAGGTCGTACTTGACCTCCATGTGGTCCGAGACGAAGCCGATGGGGGCCATGACCACGGCGGGGACGCCCGCGCGGTGCACCTCTTCGAGGTGGTCGCAGATGTCCGGTTCCAGCCAGGGGATGTGCGGGGCGCCGCTGCGGGACTGGTAGACCAGCCGCCACGGGTGGTCCACGCCGGTCTCCTCGCGGACCGCGTCGGCGATCACCCGGGCCACGTCGAGGTGCTGGGCGACGTACGCGCCGCCCTCGCCGTCCTCGGTGTGGTCCGCCGGGGCGCCGGAGGTGTCGGCCGCGGCGGTCGGGATGGAGTGGGTGGTGAAGGCGATGTGCGCGCCGTCGCGGACGTCCGCGGGGAGTTCGGCGAGGGAGGCGAGCACGCCGTCGATCATGGGGCGGACGAAGCCGGGGTGGTTGAAGTAGTGGCGCAGCTTGTCGACCTGGGGCACGGGAAGGCCGTCGGCCTGGAGGGTGGCCAGGGCGTCGGCGAGGTTCTCGCGGTACTGGCGGCAGCCCGAATACGAGGCGTAGGCGCTGGTGGCGAGGACGGCGATGCGGCGGCGGCCGTCGCGGACCATCTCGCGCAGCGTGTCGACCAGGTAGGGCGCCCAGTTGCGGTTGCCCCAGTAGACGGGCAGGTCCAGGCCGTGTTCGGCGAAGTCCGCGCGCAGGGCGTCCAGCAGCTCGCGGTTCTGCGCGTTGATCGGGCTGACGCCGCCGAACAGGAAGTAGTGCTGACCCACCTCCTTCAGGCGCTCGCGGGGGATGCCGCGGCCGCGGGTGACGTTCTCCAGGAAGGGGACGACGTCGTCCGGGCCTTCGGGGCCGCCGAAGGACAGCAGCAGCAGGGCGTCGTAGGGACCGGGGGTCCCCCCGGCGGTTGAAAGGGGCGGATCGCACTGTTCGGGCATGGCTTCGATCCTGCCACCAGCCACTGACAGGCGGAAAACCGGAGGCGCCCACGCGGGAACCGCGCGTAAGCTGTGTCGGCCCCCGACATGCCTTACCGGCGCCGGACCACCGGCCGTCGGCCTCACCGGCGGAGTTCCCGTTGCCAAGCCCCTACCGCGCGCTCTTCAGCACCCCCGGGACCAGGTCCTTCACGGCCGCCGGCTTCCTGGGCCGGATGACGCTGTCGATGGCGAGCATCGGCATCGTCACGATGGTCTCCCTGATCACCGGACGGTACGGCCTGGCCGGCGCGCTGGCCGCGACCGTCGCGCTGGCCTCGGCGGTGCTCAGCCCGCAGGTCTCCCGGCTGGTGGACCGGCACGGCCAGCGCCGGGTGCTGCGCCCGGTCACGCTGATCTCGGCGGCGGCCATGGCGGGCCTGCTGGTGAGCGCGCAGCAGGGCTGGCCGGACTGGACGCTGTTCGTCTTCACCGCCTGCTCGGGCTGTGTGCCGAGCGTCGGCGCGATGGTCCGCGCCCGCTGGGCCTCCGTCCACCAGGACGCGCCGCGGCTGCTGCACACCGCGTACTCCTGGGAGTCGATCGTCGACGAGGTGTGCTTCATCATCGGGCCGATCCTCTCCATCGGCCTGTGCACCTCCTGGTTCCCCGAGGCGGGCCCGCTGCTCGCGACGGTCTTCCTGGTGGCCGGGGTCTTCTGGCTGACGGCGCAGCGCGCGACCGAGCCGCCGCCGCATCCGCGCGAACACCACGGCAGAAGCTCGGCGTTGCGCTCGCGCGGCCTCCAGGTGCTGGTGGTCACCTTCGTGGCGACCGGTGCCATCTTCGGTGCGATCGACGTGGTGACGCTGGCGTTCGCCGAGGAGCAGGGCCACCAGGGCGCCGCCAGCCTGGTGCTGGCGACCTACGCGCTCGGCTCGTGCACCGCCGGCGTGGTCTTCGGCATGCTGCACTTCAAGGGCCCGGCCGCCCACCGGTGGCTGGTGGGTGTGTGTGCGATGGCCGTGAGTATGATCCCGCTCCAACTGGTCGGGAACCTGCCGCTCCTGGCCGTGGCGCTCTTCTTCGCGGGCCTGGCCATCGCGCCGACGATGGTGACCACCATGGCCCTCGTCGAGCAGCACGTACCGCGCGCGAACCTGACCGAGGGCATGACCTGGACCAGCACCGGGCTCGCGGTCGGGGTGGCGCTCGGCTCGTCGGCCGCCGGCTCGGTGGTGGACGCGGCCGGGGCCGGGCGCGGCTACCTGGTGCCGGCCGTGGCGGGGGCGCTCGCGGCGGCGGTGGCGTTCCTCGGGTACCGCCGGCTGCGGCCG from Streptomyces albofaciens JCM 4342 encodes the following:
- a CDS encoding sensor histidine kinase, producing the protein MPTSSKAPTPPPTTPPMPTWDPKPVNVRPFPWLRPTIRIRLTLLYGGMFLMAGIVLLTIIYMLAANALQEGSELPVKILRGNFAATSNVCNLPNESSGEIFTQAIQSCLQHQRAQALNTLLNRSLLALLGLTVVAFAFGYAMAGRVLSPLGRITRTAQRVAGSDLHRRIELGGPDDELKELADTFDEMLDRLDRAFESQRRFVANASHELRTPLAINRTLLEVQLADPDASPELAQLGKTLLATNERSEQLVEGLLLLARSENKIVDKKPVDLAEVASQALDQARAEAQAKGVEIRGVRQQAFVQGNGVLLERIALNLVQNAVRYNIKDDGWVEVTTEPQQGCAVLVVSNTGPAVPAYEVENLFEPFRRLRTERTGSDKGVGLGLSIVRSVVRAHDGTITATPREGGGLEMRVVLPV
- a CDS encoding response regulator transcription factor translates to MRVLVVEDEQLLADAVATGLRREAMAVDVVYDGAAAQERIEINDYDVVVLDRDLPLVHGDDVCRRIVELGLPTRVLMLTASGDVSDRVEGLEIGADDYLPKPFAFTELTARVRALGRRTTVALPPVLERAGIKLDPNRREVFRDGKEVQLAPKEFAVLEVLMRSEGTVVSAEQLLEKAWDENTDPFTNVVRVTVMTLRRKLGEPAVIVTVPGSGYRI
- a CDS encoding inositol monophosphatase family protein; translation: MTDPLHAELLDLALEAARRAGELLRDGRPADLGVAATKTSPIDVVTEMDLASEKLITGFLAERRPADGFLGEEGASVTGSSGVRWVIDPVDGTVNYLYGLPSWAVSIAAEKDGETVVGVVAAPMRGETYHAVLGGGAHLNGEPVHCRPAPPLSQALIGTGFAYIGERRAAQAEVLRTLLPRVRDIRRGGSAAIDLCDVACGRLDGYYERGLNPWDMAAGDLIAREAGALTGGRPGEPVSNDLAVAASPEVFATLQPLLEELGAWHD
- a CDS encoding ferrochelatase, which codes for MPEQCDPPLSTAGGTPGPYDALLLLSFGGPEGPDDVVPFLENVTRGRGIPRERLKEVGQHYFLFGGVSPINAQNRELLDALRADFAEHGLDLPVYWGNRNWAPYLVDTLREMVRDGRRRIAVLATSAYASYSGCRQYRENLADALATLQADGLPVPQVDKLRHYFNHPGFVRPMIDGVLASLAELPADVRDGAHIAFTTHSIPTAAADTSGAPADHTEDGEGGAYVAQHLDVARVIADAVREETGVDHPWRLVYQSRSGAPHIPWLEPDICDHLEEVHRAGVPAVVMAPIGFVSDHMEVKYDLDTEATAKAAELGLPVARSATVGADPRFAAAVRDLVLERAAAEQGGAPARCALGELGPSHDLCPVGCCPARMPRPAAAGADWTGPVPEAQG
- a CDS encoding MFS transporter; amino-acid sequence: MPSPYRALFSTPGTRSFTAAGFLGRMTLSMASIGIVTMVSLITGRYGLAGALAATVALASAVLSPQVSRLVDRHGQRRVLRPVTLISAAAMAGLLVSAQQGWPDWTLFVFTACSGCVPSVGAMVRARWASVHQDAPRLLHTAYSWESIVDEVCFIIGPILSIGLCTSWFPEAGPLLATVFLVAGVFWLTAQRATEPPPHPREHHGRSSALRSRGLQVLVVTFVATGAIFGAIDVVTLAFAEEQGHQGAASLVLATYALGSCTAGVVFGMLHFKGPAAHRWLVGVCAMAVSMIPLQLVGNLPLLAVALFFAGLAIAPTMVTTMALVEQHVPRANLTEGMTWTSTGLAVGVALGSSAAGSVVDAAGAGRGYLVPAVAGALAAAVAFLGYRRLRPAPQREGTGADGRGTQDDRQDGHGGADGAGPDGAGRPDGTGEDAPARLA